From the genome of uncultured Bacteroides sp.:
GACACGGAAGTTTTCCTGATTCATCATTTTGCTATACAGCATGTCGATACCAAAATGCCCCTCGATGGAATAGATTGTGTCGAGAATTGCATAACGTTCGGGAGTTTTCCGATGTTCGTTTGCATTAAGATATTCAGTGAATATCTGTTTTACTGTTTCTTTCACGTTTTGTTTATCCATGATGGGGCAATTTTTACCGCGAACAAAGTTAGCCTTTTTTGCGGAAAGAGAAAAGATTAAAGCAAATATTCTATCTCCAATTTTATATTTTCGAGAAGTAATTTCACATTTTCATCTTTCGGATTTTCTTCTTTAGCAAGCAGTTGCAAAACTTTTTCAGCATGTGCCTTACTTTGTTGGCCATACTTAACCAATGCCAACGTTGCTGATTTTCTTGAAAAATAAGCCGAAGAGAATAAAGCAGCAAAAGCCTGATCGAAAAACTCTTCTTCTGCCCTTTCATTCATCTCACCACCTTTACCAACTAAACGTGCCACAAGAAGAAAGCCACATGCCTGCACATATTCCCTTTCATCGGCCATCCATTGGAAAGATTTAGCCGGAGCATAAGGCAAATACTGAAACAAGCTCATACAGGTTAATTCAGCAATCTCAGAATTGTGAATATCCTCTACCCAGATATCTGCTATCTCAGGAAAGAAAGTATCAATAGGCTGTAACATTCCGGCAAGAATCTTCGATTCCCGAACATTCTCTTTCCAGAGAGTCTGCGCCAAATCATGATTCTGATCATATTGCTTGGCTATTTCTTTCAGGCGGGGAAGTTCAACTCCAAAGTTAATTTTATAAGCAAGCCCTTTTTCACGCATGCTTTGAGATGCAACTCCGTTCATCGATAAACGGAGCTGCGTCTTTATTTCCTTTATTATTTCTTTAGTATCCATCAATGATTATTCATTTCTATTAGGTAATGAAGAATATTCTCTTCCATAACGAAGCATTTGTTCAGCATAACCTTCATTATAAGAAACCTTTACGTCGGTAATCTTACCATCTTTATCCGTAGTTACCTCATAAACAGGATTCAAGAATCCTTTATAAGGAGCCAGATTCAGCTTTTCGTAGCGTGATAAGATCTCTTTGTGAAGCTCAGGATCAACTTTTACTGCATAAGTTTCTACCAGATTGCGGGCAGCAGCATAGTCACCTTCAGATTTTATTCTCTGAATTTCAGCCAACAGCTGTCCAAACAAGTCGCGAAGTTTCTGATAATCGTTGATGCGGACAAAAGTCTCGCCATCTTTCTTTACCAACTCAACAACTTTATCTGCAGCACCCTTTTCAAATGCCCAGCGAGCTATCAGCTGACGGTTACGCATATGAGCCTCTTCCACATTGTTTCCTAGTTGTATACGAACCAATTGTGTCATTAAACCATTCATCATAAATGAATAGTATTCTGCTTTAAAAGCGTCCGCACTAGGAATAATACCTAAATCAACCAACTTTTGGTCTGGCAAATAATACAAACCAAACAAATCGGCACGCGCCTCTTCGATTGTTGAATCATAAGCTTTCAATGCGTTTGGATCAGTACTTGGAAGCAATTTACCAGAACCATGACCTAAACATTCGTGCAAATCAGTATGAAGATCGTTTGTGATATCAGCATACTTATCATTTATTTCAATTTCTGCCTTGCTGTATGCAAATTCTTCGAAGAATCCATTTCCATGAGCAGCCTTATTATATGCATCTGTCAGATTACCAATAGTCACCGATTTAGAACCATGCTGAGCACGAATCCAGTTTGCATTAGGAAGATTAATTCCAATTGCTGTAGCCGGGTATAAATCTCCGGCAAGTATTGCTGCTGTAATTACTTTTGCAGAAACACCTTTAACCTCTTCTTTCTTAAATTTCTTATCTACAGGAGAATGATCTTCGAACCACTGCGCATTGGTACTGATTGTTTCTGTTCTCTTGGTAGCTTCCACATCCTTGAAATTAACAAGAGATTCCCAGCTGGCTTTCATTCCAAGCGGATCTCCATAATTTTCAGTGAAACCATTAACAAAGTCAACATGTGAATTCAAATCTTTCACCCATTGAATACAATACTCATCAAATTTCTTCAGATCACCAGTATTATAGTATTCTATAAGTTTAGTTATTACAGCTTTTTGCGTATCATTTTCTGTCACACCTTCAGCCTTTTTCAGCCAATAAACAATCTTTTCCAATGCAGGCGAATACAATCCACCAACTTTCCACACTTTCTCAAAAACTTTCCCGTTTTCTTTTACCAAACGGCTATTTAGTCCATAAGAAATAGGTGTAGTATCTTTCGGATCTTTCAATTTATTATAAAAATTTTCAGCCTCAGCTTGAGTTACTCCTTCATAATAATTGCTGGCAGACGTTAATATCAAGTCTTCTCCATCAGCCTGATTAACACGCTTAGGCATCACTTTCGGATCAAAAATTACAGGGAATATTTCATCACAAAGCTGAGCAACTGTTTGTCCTTTTTCTAAAGGTAATTTAGATGGATCAATCTTTTCAATAACACCTTTAAAGAATTCAGGGGTAAAGCCGGGGACAAACTTTTCACAACCATAATGATGATGAATACCATTAGAGAACCATACTCTTTTCAGATAAGTTTCCATATTTACATAATTGGTATCCTTTTTATCACCTGAATAGTTTGTATATACGGCTTCCAAAAGTCTTCTGATAATCAGATTGTATTTCCCATTCTGATCAAACAATATATCACGTCCTTCAAGAGCAGCCTGAGAAAGATAATAGATTAACTCTTTCTGCTTTAAAGGAAGCTCATCAAAACCGTGAACTTTATATCTAAGAATCTGCAAATCTGCAAATTTCTCTACAGTATAATCAAAGTTATCAGTCTCTGTGGCTTTCTTTAGATTTCCACAAGACGAAAGGAATGATACAATCATAGTTATCAATATTAGTTGTCTTTTCATATTATGTTGTTTCAATTAATGAATGTCTTAAAAACAAGAAAAGGGGAATACTCCAATAAAATTGGAGTAATCCCTTTTCTACAGAAAAACAATCAATTCTTAAAAGAATTATTTCTTTTCTGAATTTTTCTTACGGAATCCGTTTGGTGTTTCACCAACATTCTTATAGAAAGCGGCATAGAAAGATTGGCGGTTAGCGAAACCTACCATCGCACTAATCTCTTCTACATTCATGTCAGCATATCTCTTGTCTGTTAAGATATGCAAAGCATCTTTAACTCTGTACTCATTTAGTAAGCAAGAATAATTCATTCCGAAACGAGAATTGACAACAGCTGAAAGATAACGAGTATTGGTTTTCAGTTCTTTTGCCAAATCTTTAGCAGAATAATCAGGGTCTCTGTACTTCTTCTGAACTACTACAATATTCAGAATCTTGTCGTACAACTCATCAGCAAGTTCAGGTCTGATTAAAGATCTGTAAGCTGCTTTCTTGTCTTTTTTCTCTCTAAGATTGTAAGGCTTCTTGCGAGGCGCATTTTCAGGAGCAGTAGCCTGGCTTCCACTCTCTTGTTTTTTTAAATCACTCATTGAATTAACTGGTTAGGTTTTATTTATAAAAGAAATAATCTATATCCTTTACATTTCTGTTACAAATTTCAGACAAATATTTCATATACGCAACTAATTCGTATTTTTTTTTCATAAAACATTGTCCATTTATAGGTAATTTAATTAGCGCGTTTAAGTATTGAAGAACTTTTAACACAAAAAGCCCCTGTTTTTCATTTAGTAAAGAGGAAAATAATAAATGAGCTAATATTGAAAAAATAACATTATTAATTAATCTTATTAATTCGGACTTCAAATATGGAATAGACATGACTTAAAAGGCAAAAAACAGATAAAAACTTTTAAAAAAGGATATTTAAAGTTTTCTGAAACGTATGATATATAAACAGCTGTGTTTATTAGGATATTCGGAATATTTTAGAATAGATCTGATATTTCTATTGTATATCTCAGTTATATTCATTTTTAATTAAAAAAAATAAGAGTTCATTTTGTGACAGGAAAATGGAACTTTACCATAAAGACTACTATTATAAAAAACAAAGTCTGCTTAGTAATAAATTAAGAGTGAAAGCTTATATATATTCTTTTTAGCTTACCTTTGTCTCATTAACGAATTTAATAAGAGAACTAAATAACTATGCTTCATACACTTAAAACCTATTTTGGTTATGATTCTTTTCGTCCATTACAAGAAAATATTATAAATCATATACTTACCAAAAACGATTCATTGGTTTTAATGCCTACAGGAGGAGGTAAATCTATCTGTTACCAGCTTCCTGCATTATTAATGGAAGGAACAGCTATTGTTGTTTCTCCTTTAATATCTTTAATGAAAGACCAGGTTGAAGCACTTCAGGCTAATGGAGTAACCGCCGGAGCTTTGAACAGTAATAATAGTGAATTGGAAAACGCAAATCTGCGCCGTGAGTGCTTGATGGGCAAAATTAAGTTATTATATGTTTCTCCAGAGAAATTATTGTCGGAAGTAGATTATCTGCTCCGGGATATTAATATTTCTTTGTTTGCAATTGATGAAGCACATTGTATTTCTCAATGGGGACATGATTTCAGACCAGAATATACTCAAATGGGTATTCTAAGAGAGAAGTTCCCTAAAATTCCTATTATTGCTCTTACTGCTACAGCAGATAAAATTACAAGAACAGATATTCTTCATCAGCTAAGACTTAAGAATCCTAAAGTTTTCATATCTTCTTTTGATCGCCCGAATCTTAGTCTTACAGTGAAAAGGGGTTATCAGGAAAAAGAAAAGAACAAGACAATACTTGATTTCATTGATAAAAGGCCAAATCAATGTGGAATTGTTTATTGCCTGAGTAGAAAAACTACTGAAAAAGTTGCTTTAAACTTACAGAAGAATGGTATTGAAACAGCTGTTTACCATGCGGGGCTTTCGTCGGAACAAAGAGATAAAGCACAAAACGACTTTATAAACGACAGGGTACAGGTAGTTTGTGCCACAATCGCTTTTGGGATGGGTATTGACAAATCGAATGTAAGATGGGTAATACATTATAATATGCCTAAAAGCATTGAGAATTACTACCAGGAAATTGGTCGTGCGGGAAGAGATGGCTTGGATAGTGACACTATGCTTTTTTATTCTCTGAGCGACTTGATTTTACTAAGTAAGTTCGCCAATGAAAGCAAACAACAAAGTATAAACCTGGAAAAGTTGAATCGCATGCAGCAATATGCTGAAGCAAATATTTGCCGCCGCCGCATATTGCTAAGTTACTTTGGCGAAACTACAGATAAAGATTGCGGCAACTGCGATGTTTGCAAAAATCCACCCGAACGCTTTGACGGAACAATCATTGTTCAAAAAGCATTGAGTGCTATTGCCCGTACCAATGAGCAAATAGGAACAACACTCCTGGTAGATATCTTAAAAGGATTCAACAATGCAGAGGTTATTGAAAAGGAATACGATAAATTAAAAACCTTTGGTGCAGGCAGAGATATACCTCCAAGAGATTGGCATGACTACCTTTTACAAATGCTGCAACTTGGATATTTTGAAATTGCATACAACGAGAATAATCACCTCCGAATTACTGAATTGGGACGTAATATTCTTTTTGGAAAAGAAAAAGCAATCTTGGTTATCATTAAACGTGAAGAGTTTGTGGCCAAGAGTCGCAAAAAGAAAGCTGTCAAAGAGATTAAGCCAGAGAAACCTGACTACAGCAATGAAGATGAATTTATATTTGAAGAGCTACGCGTGCTGAGAAAGAAACTGGCAGACGAACAGGCTATTCCTGCATATATTGTACTTTCTGATAAAGTACTTCATTTATTAAGCAGTTCACGCCCCACTACAATAGAAGAATTTGGTAATATCAGTGGAATCGGGGAATTTAAAAAAGAAAAATACGGGAAAGATTTTGTGGGACTGATTAGAAAACTAACAAAAGAATCTAAATGAGCCTAGGCTCATTTAGATTCTTTTAGTTGTTGCATCAGTTCTGAACGAGGAATTCCAAGATCTATTGCTTTTTCAAAGCTAGACCGAGCCATTTCCTTTTTCTTCTGTGCCAGTAATATTTCGCCACGCAACATATATGCATTTGCCGATGTGGGAGACAGACTAATTGCTTTATCAAGATCAATCAGAGCAACATCCAATTGAAATATTTCTTTTTCCACACCTGCACGGATAACATATAACTCTGCATCGTTTGGATATTCAACAATCAATTTATTCAGTAATTCAAGCGAATTTTTGAAATCTTGCTCCTGTTGATAAAGAATAGCCAGACCTAATCTTCCGGAAA
Proteins encoded in this window:
- the recQ gene encoding DNA helicase RecQ, with amino-acid sequence MLHTLKTYFGYDSFRPLQENIINHILTKNDSLVLMPTGGGKSICYQLPALLMEGTAIVVSPLISLMKDQVEALQANGVTAGALNSNNSELENANLRRECLMGKIKLLYVSPEKLLSEVDYLLRDINISLFAIDEAHCISQWGHDFRPEYTQMGILREKFPKIPIIALTATADKITRTDILHQLRLKNPKVFISSFDRPNLSLTVKRGYQEKEKNKTILDFIDKRPNQCGIVYCLSRKTTEKVALNLQKNGIETAVYHAGLSSEQRDKAQNDFINDRVQVVCATIAFGMGIDKSNVRWVIHYNMPKSIENYYQEIGRAGRDGLDSDTMLFYSLSDLILLSKFANESKQQSINLEKLNRMQQYAEANICRRRILLSYFGETTDKDCGNCDVCKNPPERFDGTIIVQKALSAIARTNEQIGTTLLVDILKGFNNAEVIEKEYDKLKTFGAGRDIPPRDWHDYLLQMLQLGYFEIAYNENNHLRITELGRNILFGKEKAILVIIKREEFVAKSRKKKAVKEIKPEKPDYSNEDEFIFEELRVLRKKLADEQAIPAYIVLSDKVLHLLSSSRPTTIEEFGNISGIGEFKKEKYGKDFVGLIRKLTKESK
- a CDS encoding DNA alkylation repair protein, which produces MDTKEIIKEIKTQLRLSMNGVASQSMREKGLAYKINFGVELPRLKEIAKQYDQNHDLAQTLWKENVRESKILAGMLQPIDTFFPEIADIWVEDIHNSEIAELTCMSLFQYLPYAPAKSFQWMADEREYVQACGFLLVARLVGKGGEMNERAEEEFFDQAFAALFSSAYFSRKSATLALVKYGQQSKAHAEKVLQLLAKEENPKDENVKLLLENIKLEIEYLL
- a CDS encoding helix-turn-helix domain-containing protein — its product is MSDLKKQESGSQATAPENAPRKKPYNLREKKDKKAAYRSLIRPELADELYDKILNIVVVQKKYRDPDYSAKDLAKELKTNTRYLSAVVNSRFGMNYSCLLNEYRVKDALHILTDKRYADMNVEEISAMVGFANRQSFYAAFYKNVGETPNGFRKKNSEKK
- a CDS encoding dihydrofolate reductase, whose protein sequence is MKRQLILITMIVSFLSSCGNLKKATETDNFDYTVEKFADLQILRYKVHGFDELPLKQKELIYYLSQAALEGRDILFDQNGKYNLIIRRLLEAVYTNYSGDKKDTNYVNMETYLKRVWFSNGIHHHYGCEKFVPGFTPEFFKGVIEKIDPSKLPLEKGQTVAQLCDEIFPVIFDPKVMPKRVNQADGEDLILTSASNYYEGVTQAEAENFYNKLKDPKDTTPISYGLNSRLVKENGKVFEKVWKVGGLYSPALEKIVYWLKKAEGVTENDTQKAVITKLIEYYNTGDLKKFDEYCIQWVKDLNSHVDFVNGFTENYGDPLGMKASWESLVNFKDVEATKRTETISTNAQWFEDHSPVDKKFKKEEVKGVSAKVITAAILAGDLYPATAIGINLPNANWIRAQHGSKSVTIGNLTDAYNKAAHGNGFFEEFAYSKAEIEINDKYADITNDLHTDLHECLGHGSGKLLPSTDPNALKAYDSTIEEARADLFGLYYLPDQKLVDLGIIPSADAFKAEYYSFMMNGLMTQLVRIQLGNNVEEAHMRNRQLIARWAFEKGAADKVVELVKKDGETFVRINDYQKLRDLFGQLLAEIQRIKSEGDYAAARNLVETYAVKVDPELHKEILSRYEKLNLAPYKGFLNPVYEVTTDKDGKITDVKVSYNEGYAEQMLRYGREYSSLPNRNE